The stretch of DNA TGAGCGAGCACGCAACCACCATCGCCACCGCTGTCGGACGGCTGAACGCCGGCGACGTGGACGGCTACATCACCACGCTCTACGCCCCCGAGGCCGTCTTCCACGGCTTCCCGGCGGCGTTCACCCCGGACCGCAACGGGATCGCAGCGTTCTTCCGGGCCCTGCGCGCCGGCGCACCGGACGCCAACATCGCCGCTGAGGATCTGCTCTGCGACGGGGACCGGGTGGCGGTCCGGTTCACCCTCACCGGCACCCACACCGAGGAGCTGTTCGGAGCACCCGCGACCGGCGCGCACATCGAAGCCGAGGGAATCACCATCGTCCGCTTCTCCGGGGATCAGGTCGTCGAACGCTGGAACCGGCTCGACGACGTGGCGTTCCTGACCCAGATCGGGCTGATGCCGGTCGCCACGGCGGCCTGACCCAGGCCCCCATCCGCTCCCGGCAGCAGCTGCTACCGGGAGCCGGTCCAACGAAAGGAGCCGTCATGGGATACGACCTCGAAGGCCGGATGGCCGAGGTGTGCACCTGCAAGACTTACTGCCCGTGCTGGGGAGCTCTGGACCCCGACGGCGGGAGCTGCGATTTCAGCTGGATCTTCCACATCGACCGCGGCCACATCAACGGGGTCGAGGTGGCCGGGCTCAACATGGGCTTTCTCGGGCAACTGCCCGGCAACCCGATGGCCGGCAACGTCCGGCTGCTCGTCGTCGTCGACGCCGCCGCCAGCGAGGCACAGCACAAGGCGCTGCTGGACGCCTTCACCGGACAGGCCGGCGGGCCACTCGCCGACCTGGCCGGGTTGGTCGGCGAGGTGGTGGCCGTCGAGCGGGCCCCGATCGAGTTCGACGTCCACGAAGGCTCCGGCACGTTCCGCGTCGGCGGTCGCTGGGAGGGCGAGGTGCAGGGCCAGCGGGCCAGCAACGGAAACCCGACCAAGCTCGTCGACGCCGCCCTCTCGCCGGTGCTCGGGACACCCGCCTACCCCGGACACGCAGTCCGGTTCCAGGTGACGGCCGCCGAACACGGGTACGACTTCCCCGGCCGCAGCGCCACCCAGACCGAGTTCCACCACGTTGTGGCCTGACGGGTGACGTGATGAGCCTCGCGACTCGCGCCGCCCGCGCCCGCCACGACCCCGGCACCGCGCTGTGGGCCGTGGCGGGCGCCACCTGGCTGTTGCTGATCGTGCTGGCACTTGTCGGCACCCCGCGGCTCGCCCACCACCACGGCGTAGCCGATGCGCTGCGATCCGGAACCCAGCCAACGCTGGTGGTGCTCGCAGTCTTCGCTGGGTTCTGGCTGGTGATGGTCTCCGCGATGATGCTGCCCACCACCGTGCCGATGGTGCGGATGTTCCACACCGTGAGCGCCGGCCAGGCGGGGCCCGGCACTGCCCGGGCGGCGTTCCTGGCGGCGTACTTCGCCATCTGGCTGGCCTTCGCGGCGGTCGCGCTGCTCGGCGACCTCGCGGTACACGCCACCGTCGAACGCTGGACGTGGCTAGCCGCCCACGACGGCCTGGTGCTGGCCGGAGCCCTGGCACTGGCCGGCGGCATGCAGTTCTCCGCACTCAAACAGCGCTGCCTGACAATCTGCCGCGACCCGCGGGCGATGTTGTTCGGCCACTACCGCCGCGGTGCTCGGGCAGCCTGGGCGCTCGGCGTCCGGCACGGCCTGTCCTGCCTCGGCTGCTGCTGGGCGATCATGCTGGTCATGTTCGCCACCGGAGTCGGCAGCCTCTGGTGGATGGCGGGCCTGACCGCCGTCATGCTCGTCGAGAAGACCACCCGCTGGGGACCCCGGATCGTCGGACCGGTCGGCGTCGTGCTGCTCCTCGCCGCAACTGGGCTGGCCGTCGGCGAGTGGGACACCGGGCAGGCAACCGGCACGGAGATCTCCGTCCACGACCACGGCGACCCGCTGGAGCATTGACTTGTGACCCACCCAGAAGCCGAACCCCCACCGGGACACCCCGGGCGCCGCCGCTAACCAAAGATCGCCGCTGCTCGCGGATTCCCGTAGGACCCGCCCGGTGAAATGCCCGATGAAGGGGTGCCAACTGGGACACTCGTCCGGTGAGCGGACTGCAGATCGGCTACGCCCGGGTCTCCACCGACGAACAAGACCTCACCGCGCAACGCGACGCCCTCGCCGCGCTCGGTGTCGCGCCCGAGCGGATCTATGTCGACCACGGGCTGACCGGAACCAATCGGGCCCGGCCCGGGCTGCGCGAGGCGATGGCCGCGTGCCGTGGCGGCGACGTCCTGGTCGTGACCAAGCTCGACCGACTCGCACGGTCGCTGCCCGACGCGCGCGACATCGTCGCCGAGCTCACCGCCCGCGAGGTCAAGCTCAGCCTCGGCGGATCGGTACACGACCCCACCGACCCGGTCGGAAGGCTGCTGTTCAACGTGCTGGCCATGGTCGCCGAGTTCGAGTCCGACCTGATCAAGATGAGAACCCGGGAGGGCATGAAGGTCGCCCGAGCCAAGGGCCGGCTACGCGGGAAGAAGCCCAAGCTGTCCCCGCGACAGGAAGCTCACCTCGTCGAGCTGCACCACGCCGGCGCACACACCAGCGCCGAGCTCGCGGAACTGTTCTCCGTCGCCCGCTCCACGGTCTACCGCGCCATCGGTCGGGCACGCGTGGGTGAGATGGCGTGACCGGTTCGACGCGCACGTCCCCCGGTGCTGGCCGTGCGGCGGGCGAGCGGGAGAATCTGCGGGCATGGCCCGCAGCAGTCGCCTTGAGGAGTGGTGGTCGATCCGGGTGGAGCTGGTCGGCGGGGGGATGGCCGGGGACCTGTGGCCACACCCGGGCCGGATCCTCGCCGTCTCGGCCGGGCACACCTTCCACGTCCTGGCCGAGGCGATCGATGACGCCTTCGCCCGCTGGGACCGCAGCCACCTGCACGAGTTCACCCTGCCCCGAGCGGGCAAGACCGTCACCGAGCACCGCTACGCCGACGACATCGACCCGGGCCGGGAGCTGGACGCGGACACGCTGACCCTGGGGGAGGTGCTGCGCCTCGGCGACGAGTTCGGCTACATCTTCGATCTCGGCGACCGATGGCGTCACGACTGCGTCGTCGCCGACGCCGAGATCGACCCGGTCGAGGCGTACGGTGCGGTGCCCGGCCGGCCGGTGCCGTACTGGGGCTGGGGCGTCATCCCGGATTCCTACGGCCGGCTCTTCGACGGCGACGACGGCGAACACCCAATCCCCGATCCGCCCCGGCAGCCGTGGCCGTGGGCGAACGCCCCGGGACCGACCGTGATCACCGAGCACTGCCCCGGGCAGTACACCCGCACCCGCAGCTTGTACGCCGACGAGGACGACCCGGACGAGGGCGAGGAGGTGTGGGCGAGCGGGTAGGACGGCAGCCACCCCGAGTTCGAAGACGTCCTTGCCGCGTCCGGCGAACAGCGGGTTGGAGGT from Pseudonocardia abyssalis encodes:
- a CDS encoding ester cyclase; translation: MSEHATTIATAVGRLNAGDVDGYITTLYAPEAVFHGFPAAFTPDRNGIAAFFRALRAGAPDANIAAEDLLCDGDRVAVRFTLTGTHTEELFGAPATGAHIEAEGITIVRFSGDQVVERWNRLDDVAFLTQIGLMPVATAA
- a CDS encoding DUF1326 domain-containing protein; protein product: MGYDLEGRMAEVCTCKTYCPCWGALDPDGGSCDFSWIFHIDRGHINGVEVAGLNMGFLGQLPGNPMAGNVRLLVVVDAAASEAQHKALLDAFTGQAGGPLADLAGLVGEVVAVERAPIEFDVHEGSGTFRVGGRWEGEVQGQRASNGNPTKLVDAALSPVLGTPAYPGHAVRFQVTAAEHGYDFPGRSATQTEFHHVVA
- a CDS encoding DUF2182 domain-containing protein, with translation MSLATRAARARHDPGTALWAVAGATWLLLIVLALVGTPRLAHHHGVADALRSGTQPTLVVLAVFAGFWLVMVSAMMLPTTVPMVRMFHTVSAGQAGPGTARAAFLAAYFAIWLAFAAVALLGDLAVHATVERWTWLAAHDGLVLAGALALAGGMQFSALKQRCLTICRDPRAMLFGHYRRGARAAWALGVRHGLSCLGCCWAIMLVMFATGVGSLWWMAGLTAVMLVEKTTRWGPRIVGPVGVVLLLAATGLAVGEWDTGQATGTEISVHDHGDPLEH
- a CDS encoding IS1096 element passenger TnpR family protein, with the protein product MARSSRLEEWWSIRVELVGGGMAGDLWPHPGRILAVSAGHTFHVLAEAIDDAFARWDRSHLHEFTLPRAGKTVTEHRYADDIDPGRELDADTLTLGEVLRLGDEFGYIFDLGDRWRHDCVVADAEIDPVEAYGAVPGRPVPYWGWGVIPDSYGRLFDGDDGEHPIPDPPRQPWPWANAPGPTVITEHCPGQYTRTRSLYADEDDPDEGEEVWASG
- a CDS encoding recombinase family protein; translated protein: MSGLQIGYARVSTDEQDLTAQRDALAALGVAPERIYVDHGLTGTNRARPGLREAMAACRGGDVLVVTKLDRLARSLPDARDIVAELTAREVKLSLGGSVHDPTDPVGRLLFNVLAMVAEFESDLIKMRTREGMKVARAKGRLRGKKPKLSPRQEAHLVELHHAGAHTSAELAELFSVARSTVYRAIGRARVGEMA